The following coding sequences are from one Oncorhynchus clarkii lewisi isolate Uvic-CL-2024 chromosome 20, UVic_Ocla_1.0, whole genome shotgun sequence window:
- the LOC139376127 gene encoding vacuolar protein sorting-associated protein 4B isoform X2, with amino-acid sequence MAANNNLQKAIDLASKAAQEDKAQNYDEALRLYQQAVQYLLHVVKYESQGDKAKQSIRAKCAEYLDRAEKLKEYLKKKEKAPPAKPVKESQADDKGNESDEGDNPEKKKFQNQLSGAIVMEKPNIKWNDVAGLEGAKEALKEAVILPIKFPHLFTGKRTPWRGILLFGPPGTGKSYLAKAVATEANNSTFFSISSSDLVSKWLGESEKLVKNLFTLAREHKPSIIFIDEIDSLCGSRSENESEAARRIKTEFLVQMQGVGNDNDGVLVLGATNIPWTLDSAIRRRFEKRIYIPLPEEHARTFMFKLHLGATPTSLNDSDFVTLGKKTDGYSGADVSVIVRDALMQPVRKVQSATHFKRVRGPSRDNPNIVVDDLLTPCSPGDPNGIEMTWMEVPGEKLCEPVVCMSDMLRSLTSTKPTVNDQDLDKLRKFTEDFGQEG; translated from the exons ATGGCTGCCAACAACAATTTACAG AAAGCCATAGATCTGGCCAGCAAGGCGGCCCAGGAGGATAAAGCTCAGAATTACGACGAGGCCCTGCGTTTATACCAACAAGCTGTTCAGTACCTCCTACACGTAGTGAAAT ATGAATCCCAGGGCGATAAAGCCAAACAGAGCATCAGGGCCAAGTGTGCCGAGTACCTGGACAGAGCAGAGAAGCTCAAAGAATACCTAAAGAAGAAAGAGAAGGCTCCACCTGCCAAGCCTGTGAAGGAGTCCCAAGCTGATGACAAAGG GAATGAGAGTGATGAAGGAGACAACCCAGAAAAAAAGAAGTTTCAGAACCAACTTTCAG GGGCTATCGTTATGGAAAAGCCAAATATCAAGTGGAATGATGTTGCCGGATTAGAGGGAGCCAAAGAGGCCCTGAAGGAAGCTGTTATTTTGCCAATCAAATTCCCACATCTTTTCACAG GCAAAAGAACGCCGTGGAGGGGGATCCTACTCTTCGGTCCTCCTGGAACAGGAAAGTCCTACCTGGCTAAAGCTGTGGCCACAGAGGCCAACAACTCCACCTTCTTTTCCATCTCCTCATCTGACCTGGTATCCAAGTGGCTGGGAGAGAGTGAAAA gtTGGTAAAGAACTTGTTCACCCTTGCACGGGAGCACAAGCCCTCCATCATCTTCATAGATGAGATAGACTCGCTGTGCGGCTCCAGGAGTGAGAATGAGAGTGAGGCAGCTCGCCGCATCAAGACAGAGTTCCTAGTTCAGATGCAGG GGGTTGGGAATGACAACGATGGTGTACTGGTGCTCGGGGCCACCAACATCCCTTGGACGTTGGACTCTGCTATCAGAAGACG GTTTGAGAAGAGGATCTACATCCCCCTGCCCGAGGAACACGCCCGCACCTTCATGTTTAAGCTCCACCTGGGCGCCACCCCCACCAGCCTCAACGACTCTGACTTTGTCACCCTGGGAAAGAAGACAGACGGGTACTCAGGGGCTGACGTCAGCGTCATCGTCAGAGACGCGCTTATGCAACCAGTCAGAAAAGTTCAGTCAGCCACTCACTTCAAGCGG GTAAGAGGGCCATCGAGAGACAACCCCAACATCGTGGTAGATGACCTTTTGACCCCATGCTCTCCAGGAGACCCGAATGGCATCGAGATGACATGGATGGAAGTCCCTGGGGAAAAGCTATGTGAGCCAGTTGTTTGTATG TCTGATATGCTGAGATCCCTGACCAGCACAAAGCCAACAGTCAATGATCAGGATTTGGACAAACTGAGAAAATTCACAGAGGACTTTGGACAGGAGGGCTAA
- the LOC139376127 gene encoding vacuolar protein sorting-associated protein 4B isoform X1, with the protein MEPTNIQKAIAVAQKASQEDQAGNYTEAIKSYQHAVKYFLHIVKREPQGKEGNQKIREKCKLYLDRVEELQEYIENKEKAIDLASKAAQEDKAQNYDEALRLYQQAVQYLLHVVKYESQGDKAKQSIRAKCAEYLDRAEKLKEYLKKKEKAPPAKPVKESQADDKGNESDEGDNPEKKKFQNQLSGAIVMEKPNIKWNDVAGLEGAKEALKEAVILPIKFPHLFTGKRTPWRGILLFGPPGTGKSYLAKAVATEANNSTFFSISSSDLVSKWLGESEKLVKNLFTLAREHKPSIIFIDEIDSLCGSRSENESEAARRIKTEFLVQMQGVGNDNDGVLVLGATNIPWTLDSAIRRRFEKRIYIPLPEEHARTFMFKLHLGATPTSLNDSDFVTLGKKTDGYSGADVSVIVRDALMQPVRKVQSATHFKRVRGPSRDNPNIVVDDLLTPCSPGDPNGIEMTWMEVPGEKLCEPVVCMSDMLRSLTSTKPTVNDQDLDKLRKFTEDFGQEG; encoded by the exons gtgaACCACAGGGCAAAGAGGGCAACCAGAAGATCAGGGAAAAGTGTAAACTATACCTGGACAGAGTGGAAGAACTACAGGAGTATATCGAAAATAAAGAG AAAGCCATAGATCTGGCCAGCAAGGCGGCCCAGGAGGATAAAGCTCAGAATTACGACGAGGCCCTGCGTTTATACCAACAAGCTGTTCAGTACCTCCTACACGTAGTGAAAT ATGAATCCCAGGGCGATAAAGCCAAACAGAGCATCAGGGCCAAGTGTGCCGAGTACCTGGACAGAGCAGAGAAGCTCAAAGAATACCTAAAGAAGAAAGAGAAGGCTCCACCTGCCAAGCCTGTGAAGGAGTCCCAAGCTGATGACAAAGG GAATGAGAGTGATGAAGGAGACAACCCAGAAAAAAAGAAGTTTCAGAACCAACTTTCAG GGGCTATCGTTATGGAAAAGCCAAATATCAAGTGGAATGATGTTGCCGGATTAGAGGGAGCCAAAGAGGCCCTGAAGGAAGCTGTTATTTTGCCAATCAAATTCCCACATCTTTTCACAG GCAAAAGAACGCCGTGGAGGGGGATCCTACTCTTCGGTCCTCCTGGAACAGGAAAGTCCTACCTGGCTAAAGCTGTGGCCACAGAGGCCAACAACTCCACCTTCTTTTCCATCTCCTCATCTGACCTGGTATCCAAGTGGCTGGGAGAGAGTGAAAA gtTGGTAAAGAACTTGTTCACCCTTGCACGGGAGCACAAGCCCTCCATCATCTTCATAGATGAGATAGACTCGCTGTGCGGCTCCAGGAGTGAGAATGAGAGTGAGGCAGCTCGCCGCATCAAGACAGAGTTCCTAGTTCAGATGCAGG GGGTTGGGAATGACAACGATGGTGTACTGGTGCTCGGGGCCACCAACATCCCTTGGACGTTGGACTCTGCTATCAGAAGACG GTTTGAGAAGAGGATCTACATCCCCCTGCCCGAGGAACACGCCCGCACCTTCATGTTTAAGCTCCACCTGGGCGCCACCCCCACCAGCCTCAACGACTCTGACTTTGTCACCCTGGGAAAGAAGACAGACGGGTACTCAGGGGCTGACGTCAGCGTCATCGTCAGAGACGCGCTTATGCAACCAGTCAGAAAAGTTCAGTCAGCCACTCACTTCAAGCGG GTAAGAGGGCCATCGAGAGACAACCCCAACATCGTGGTAGATGACCTTTTGACCCCATGCTCTCCAGGAGACCCGAATGGCATCGAGATGACATGGATGGAAGTCCCTGGGGAAAAGCTATGTGAGCCAGTTGTTTGTATG TCTGATATGCTGAGATCCCTGACCAGCACAAAGCCAACAGTCAATGATCAGGATTTGGACAAACTGAGAAAATTCACAGAGGACTTTGGACAGGAGGGCTAA
- the LOC139376127 gene encoding vacuolar protein sorting-associated protein 4B isoform X3 yields MKAIDLASKAAQEDKAQNYDEALRLYQQAVQYLLHVVKYESQGDKAKQSIRAKCAEYLDRAEKLKEYLKKKEKAPPAKPVKESQADDKGNESDEGDNPEKKKFQNQLSGAIVMEKPNIKWNDVAGLEGAKEALKEAVILPIKFPHLFTGKRTPWRGILLFGPPGTGKSYLAKAVATEANNSTFFSISSSDLVSKWLGESEKLVKNLFTLAREHKPSIIFIDEIDSLCGSRSENESEAARRIKTEFLVQMQGVGNDNDGVLVLGATNIPWTLDSAIRRRFEKRIYIPLPEEHARTFMFKLHLGATPTSLNDSDFVTLGKKTDGYSGADVSVIVRDALMQPVRKVQSATHFKRVRGPSRDNPNIVVDDLLTPCSPGDPNGIEMTWMEVPGEKLCEPVVCMSDMLRSLTSTKPTVNDQDLDKLRKFTEDFGQEG; encoded by the exons ATG AAAGCCATAGATCTGGCCAGCAAGGCGGCCCAGGAGGATAAAGCTCAGAATTACGACGAGGCCCTGCGTTTATACCAACAAGCTGTTCAGTACCTCCTACACGTAGTGAAAT ATGAATCCCAGGGCGATAAAGCCAAACAGAGCATCAGGGCCAAGTGTGCCGAGTACCTGGACAGAGCAGAGAAGCTCAAAGAATACCTAAAGAAGAAAGAGAAGGCTCCACCTGCCAAGCCTGTGAAGGAGTCCCAAGCTGATGACAAAGG GAATGAGAGTGATGAAGGAGACAACCCAGAAAAAAAGAAGTTTCAGAACCAACTTTCAG GGGCTATCGTTATGGAAAAGCCAAATATCAAGTGGAATGATGTTGCCGGATTAGAGGGAGCCAAAGAGGCCCTGAAGGAAGCTGTTATTTTGCCAATCAAATTCCCACATCTTTTCACAG GCAAAAGAACGCCGTGGAGGGGGATCCTACTCTTCGGTCCTCCTGGAACAGGAAAGTCCTACCTGGCTAAAGCTGTGGCCACAGAGGCCAACAACTCCACCTTCTTTTCCATCTCCTCATCTGACCTGGTATCCAAGTGGCTGGGAGAGAGTGAAAA gtTGGTAAAGAACTTGTTCACCCTTGCACGGGAGCACAAGCCCTCCATCATCTTCATAGATGAGATAGACTCGCTGTGCGGCTCCAGGAGTGAGAATGAGAGTGAGGCAGCTCGCCGCATCAAGACAGAGTTCCTAGTTCAGATGCAGG GGGTTGGGAATGACAACGATGGTGTACTGGTGCTCGGGGCCACCAACATCCCTTGGACGTTGGACTCTGCTATCAGAAGACG GTTTGAGAAGAGGATCTACATCCCCCTGCCCGAGGAACACGCCCGCACCTTCATGTTTAAGCTCCACCTGGGCGCCACCCCCACCAGCCTCAACGACTCTGACTTTGTCACCCTGGGAAAGAAGACAGACGGGTACTCAGGGGCTGACGTCAGCGTCATCGTCAGAGACGCGCTTATGCAACCAGTCAGAAAAGTTCAGTCAGCCACTCACTTCAAGCGG GTAAGAGGGCCATCGAGAGACAACCCCAACATCGTGGTAGATGACCTTTTGACCCCATGCTCTCCAGGAGACCCGAATGGCATCGAGATGACATGGATGGAAGTCCCTGGGGAAAAGCTATGTGAGCCAGTTGTTTGTATG TCTGATATGCTGAGATCCCTGACCAGCACAAAGCCAACAGTCAATGATCAGGATTTGGACAAACTGAGAAAATTCACAGAGGACTTTGGACAGGAGGGCTAA